In one window of Tubulanus polymorphus chromosome 3, tnTubPoly1.2, whole genome shotgun sequence DNA:
- the LOC141901413 gene encoding protein UXT-like, producing the protein MTSMGKPGNMNVMDSSFDSNLPQKVYDYEDFLNNVLQVDLKKVLETRDALYEKISTYLELKNTIEMIKEADTSSIKTKVDLGCNFYVQANVPDTSRIFVAVGFGFFVEFTLDEALKFIEKKTKHLNEEAEKMSKDSSKIKAHIKLVLEGLRELQHIKPETRNKQRDLFS; encoded by the exons ATGACGtcaatgggaaaacccggaaATATGAATGTTATGGATTCGAGTTTCGATTCTAATTTACCCCAAAAAGTTTACGATTATGAGGATTTTTTGAACAATGTTCTTCAAGTCGATTTAAA AAAAGTTTTGGAAACAAGGGATGCTTTATATGAGAAGATTTCAACGTATttagaattaaagaatacaaTAGAGATGATCAAA GAGGCTGATACTAGCTCTATAAAAACCAAAGTGGATCTCGGCTGCAATTTCTATGTACAAGCCAATGT CCCCGACACGTCTCGGATTTTTGTGGCCGTTGGTTTTGGATTCTTCGTCGAGTTCACGTTAGATGAAGCTTTGAAATTCATCGAAAAGAAGACCAAACATCTCAATGAAGAGGCAGAGAAAATGAGTaaagattcatcaaaaataaaagcaCACATCAAACTtgttttagag ggccTAAGAGAGTTACAGCATATAAAACCGGAAACAAGGAACAAACAACgggatttattttcatga
- the LOC141902044 gene encoding uncharacterized protein LOC141902044 isoform X1: MRVRYKYTRVKMSRIYLLLICVIIFTNGIVHGQDDVAPATGGDGLDTSTIDGSDVTGSDVEGPETSTIHGSDTDTVGETTVEGETPPSPEPSASDAADGATDAGDDATDAPGDGGDGATDAAGESTTDAAGDSATNAGADAVTGSPDVESTTGESKSETSEPSTDEPDTVSDGTAAAGDDVTVTTAATESVAPTAGTTDSTVSPVDVKFVPDEEMTQQQRDNSLTLELDLTNANIDWDNPEEVAAFYTWLQEVIASLLDQAEQRRRKREIHRTIKKIYKPDDVKFAGKHQIKNGKLILSVFVKKPGSTVAKPPAIPKEKLEAIKDKLAEKMSQKNIKVTKIYTGVPAPVTGAVSHAGGDASDDDENVFDAHLGLFLVLIIVSIVCLISIIIGVILIKCRGRSGSYQTKNAKNAEEGGGKKQRKKPRMREVESPITDEEIMKDEAPMMEKGNPALNGDYMSSKGEEGWVVPIDELNNEEKLKPEVEDTKL, encoded by the exons ATGCGCGTGAGATACAAATATACACGAGTGAAAATGAGTCGGATTTATCTATTGCTGATTTGTGTCATTATTTTTACGAATG GAATCGTTCACGGACAAGATGACGTTG CTCCAGCGACAGGGGGTGATGGTTTGGATACCAGCACTATCGATGGTTCCGATGTGACCGGGTCAGACGTCGAAGGACCAGAGACCAGTACTATACACGGCTCAGATACCGATACTGTAGGAGAAACCACAGTCGAAGGCGAGACACCTCCGTCTCCCGAACCTTCAGCATCCGACGCTGCTGATGGTGCGACAGATGCAGGCGATGATGCCACTGACGCACCGGGCGATGGTGGCGATGGTGCCACAGATGCAGCAGGTGAAAGTACAACAGATGCAGCAGGTGACAGTGCCACAAATGCGGGTGCTGATGCTGTGACTGGATCTCCTGATGTAGAATCAACGACTGGTGAATCGAAATCAGAAACATCGGAACCATCAACCGATGAACCCGATACAG TTTCAGATGGAACGGCTGCAGCAGGTGATGACGTTACCGTAACTACTGCAGCTACAGAATCTGTGGCACCAACTGCAG GTACTACAGATTCTACTGTCTCG CCAGTAGATGTGAAATTCGTGCCCGATGAAGAAATGACACAACAGCAAAGAGATAACTCTTTGACTTTAGAGTTAGATCTTACAAATGCTAACATCGACTGG GATAACCCCGAAGAAGTAGCTGCCTTTTATACTTGGTTACAAGAAGTGATAGCTAGTCTACTGGACCAGGCCGAACAACGGAGACGTAAGCGAGAAATTCACCGCACAATAAAGAAGATATACAAACCTGATGACGTGAAATTTGCTGGGAAACATCAAATTAAAAACGGAAAACttatattatcagttttcgTTAAGAAACCTGGTTCAACAG tgGCAAAACCACCTGCAATTCCGAAAGAGAAGTTGGAGGCTATAAAGGATAAATTGGCggaaaaaatgtctcag aaaaatatcaaagttaCTAAAATATACACAGGAGTACCGGCGCCAGTAACCGGTGCAGTTTCTCACGCAGGCGGCGATGCTTCTGATGACGATGAAAACGTGTTCGATGCTCATCTCGGTCTTTTCCTCGTACTTATCATCGTTTCGATCGTCTGTCTTATCAGTATTATCATCGGAGTAATACTAATCAAATGTCGTGGACGATCCGGCTCTTACCAAACTAAG AACGCCAAGAATGCAGAAGAGGGTGGCGGCAAAAAACAGCGCAAGAAACCGAGGATGCGAGAAGTGGAAAGTCCGATTACGGACGAGGAAATAATGAAAGACGAGGCGCCGATGATGGAGAAAGGTAACCCGGCATTGAACGGGGATTACATGAGCAGTAAAGGCGAGGAAGGTTGGGTCGTACCTATAGATGAATTAAATAacgaagaaaaattaaaacccgAGGTGGAAGATACTAAATTATAG
- the LOC141901696 gene encoding polynucleotide 5'-hydroxyl-kinase NOL9-like isoform X2 — MAKTRLSRQDKHKDDVASSQRQKIPRNKIKEPKKSIKKKSKETRVSKRRMKQAEPVLLNLKRKTRSSETAPAPLVIDTGGPTLFKFSQVIKRTTRKSPKQTDASKSQIEIDKSKSTKQAEKSKSPKQVDKKQTVKPKSPKQSEKTNSPKQIVKSKSPKQTEKTYSPKQIDKKQHIVKSKSPKQIVKSKSPKLKDKSKPNGINGSNNLDYGDSPQKPVQENSSQKTSSSNTVKTESKSSRQSQNQSTKNRPKRGAANYEVFVNSNKLKKLKLSAPKPREELEEEPVTVEKKPQHEEELDLEEDIQQIEEPISEKEELPISPSLTSEPINRFIDISNDEVLCLMQCKQSVALRGIYELKVVCGAGEMCGYRFLPGREYQQIYCPNLYCTLPFETCEIDNTKSARISQLQSHLINNESILKELSPDITDTTCILSLRKLTISSFACVKDITPFNRLFTGGQSSAISDSALSRISIEISSQSDSVFSTPADYKNVQNEFMTSFSDAADSPIIVLCGGKNVGKSTMSRYLVNSALNVCDTVAYLDCDVGQTEFTAPGLVSLNLITRPLLGPPFSHQLEPECCYFVGGVSPANDPSYYLKCVQRAFYKYSSLGPRVPLIVNTIGWNNGVGVCIMVEILKLIKPNRVVQLISKSIKQNYSSDLSPHYVTNAPGWMWQSSHQVKSEVSSELNYKLLLVKCVTSYGMKGAFQLKSVNLRDLAMLMHLSPVLTRGESILNLRAVKPFELRQCNDENLPMFIRGSLPVCDCYGYGLIRGINHVKKCFLIITSVPIHKLHSVNTLIQGAINVPDLLIMSEDIKKPVPYVDEQSTVRGVKPITSQRNFMRRKKYDRIS; from the exons ATGGCGAAGACTCGGCTTTCGCGACAAGACAAGCATAAAGATGATGTTGCTTCGAGTCAGAGACAAAAGATACCGCGGAACAAAATTAAGGAACCAAAGAAGTCCATCAAAAAGAAGTCGAAGGAAACTCGAGTATCGAAACGACGAATGAAGCAAGCGGAACCAGTGCTgttaaatttgaaaagaaaaactcgCTCAAGTGAAACAGCGCCTGCACCATTAGTCATAGATACTGGCGGTCCGACTTTATTCAAATTTAGCCAAGTTATAAAGAGAACGACTAGAAAGTCTCCAAAACAAACTGATGCATCTAAGTctcaaatagaaattgataAATCCAAATCTACCAAACAAGctgaaaaatctaaatctcCAAAACAGGTCGATAAAAAACAAACTGTTAAACCCAAGTCTCCAAAACAAAGTGAAAAAACTAATTCTCCAAAACAAATTGTTAAATCCAAGTCTCCAAAACAAACTGAAAAAACTTATTCTCCAAAACAGATTGATAAAAAGCAACATATTGTAAAATCCAAATCTCCAAAACAAATTGTTAAGTCCAAATCTCCAAAACTTAAAGATAAATCCAAACCTAATGGAATAAATGGTTCCAACAATTTAGATTATGGAGATTCCCCTCAAAAACCAGTCCAAGAAAATTCCTCCCAGAAAACATCTAGTTCGAATACCGTCAAAACTGAGTCAAAGTCCAGTCGTCAATCACAGAACCAATCGACGAAAAACAGGCCCAAAAGAGGTGCTGCTAATTATGAAGTTTTTGTTAATTCGAATAAGTTGAAAAAATTGAAGCTTTCAGCACCCAAACCGCGAGAGGAATTGGAGGAAGAACCAGTTACAGTGGAAAAAAAACCACAGCATGAGGAAGAACTGGATTTGGAGGAAGATATACAACAGATAGAAGAACCAATATCAGAGAAAGAGGAACTACCCATATCTCCATCACTTACATCGGAACCAATAAATAg ATTTATCGATATAAGTAATGATGAAGTATTGTGTTTGATGCAGTGTAAACAGTCAGTAGCTCTGAGAGGAATCTATGAATTAAAGGTGGTTTGTGGTGCCGGTGAAATGTGCGGATATCGGTTTCTACCGGGAAGAGAATATCAACAAATCTACTGCCCCAATCTCTACTGCACTTTGCCTTTTGAAACGTGTGAAATAGACAATACTAAATCAGCTCGAATATCTCAATTACAGTCGCATCTGATTAACAATGAATCGATATTGAAGGAATTATCGCCCGACATAACAGATACAACGTGTATTTTGTCTTTGAGAAAATTGACGATTTCATCGTTCGCTTGCGTTAAGGACATCACACCATTCAATCGTTTATTTACCGGGGGCCAAAGTTCTGCTATTTCTGATTCTGCTTTATCTCGTATATCAATAGAAATTTCTTCTCAATCAGATTCTGTTTTTTCCACCCCTGCCGATTATAAGAACGTTCAGAATGAATTCATGACCTCTTTCTCTGATGCAG CTGATTCTCCTATCATAGTATTATGCGGTGGAAAGAACGTGGGAAAGTCAACTATGTCCAGATATCTCGTAAACAGTGCTCTTAATGT CTGTGATACTGTAGCGTATTTAGATTGTGATGTTGGTCAAACAGAATTTACTGCTCCCggtttagtttcattaaaCCTCATAACTCGACCATTACTAG gGCCACCATTCTCACATCAGTTGGAACCTGAATG CTGTTATTTTGTGGGAGGCGTCTCGCCTGCAAATGATCCTTCATATTATCTGAAATGTGTACAACGAGCATTTTATAAATACTCGAGTCTCGGGCCAAGAGTTCCACTCATAGTTAACACAATTGGCTGGAATAATG GGGTTGGAGTTTGTATTATGGTGGAGattctgaaattgataaaaCCGAATCGAGTCGTTCAATTGATTAGCAAGTCTATTAAACAGAACTATTCTTCCGATTTGAGTCCACATTATGTAACGAATGCACCGGGATGGATGTGGCAGTCGTCACATCAG GTAAAAAGTGAGGTATCCAGTGAATTGAATTACAAACTGTTATTGGTGAAATGTGTCACCAGTTATGG TATGAAGGGAGCATTTCAGTTAAAGTCTGTAAACCTCAGAGATTTGGCGATGTTAATGCATTTATCACCTGTACTGACTAGAGGAGAAAGTATTCTGAATTTACGCGCTGTGAAACCTTTTGAA TTGCGTCAATGTAATGATGAGAATCTACCTATGTTTATCCGAGGCTCGTTACCGGTTTGTGATTGCTATGGCTATG GTTTGATTCGAGGTATTAACCACGTGAAAAAGTGTTTCCTAATTATTACATCGGTACCAATACATAAACTGCACTCAGTGAATACATTGATTCAGGGAGCTATAAACGTACCAGATTTATTGATTATGTCTGAAGATATCAAG AAACCTGTGCCTTATGTCGATGAACAATCAACAGTAAGAGGAGTGAAACCAATCACATCACAGAGAAACTTCATGCGTCGAAAGAAATATGATCGAATATCATAA
- the LOC141901559 gene encoding mitochondrial import inner membrane translocase subunit Tim17-B-like — translation MEEYAREPCPWRIVDDCGGAFAMGGIAGSLFHAIKGYRNAPSGQYRRLMGSLVAVKERAPITGGNFAVWGGLFSAIDCSLVYVRKKEDPWNSITSGALTGAILSVRNGAGAMFGSAVIGGVLLALIEGVGIMITRFSAEQFKPMDPMQMPPQDDPSQLPPKPLFGGAYQ, via the exons ATGGAGGAGTACGCACGTGAACCGTG CCCATGGCGTATTGTAGATGACTGTGGTGGTGCCTTTGCTATGGGAGGCATTGCTGGTTCTTTATTCCATGCCATAAAAGGTTACAGAAATGCCCCTAGT GGTCAGTATCGTAGACTGATGGGAAGTTTAGTAGCAGTTAAAGAACGAGCTCCAATCACTGGTG GAAACTTTGCAGTTTGGGGTGGACTTTTCTCAGCGATTGATTGTTCATTAGTCTACGTGCGTAAGAAAGAAGATCCATGGAATTCAATCACTAGTGGTGCACTCACCGGAGCGATATTATCAGTTAGAA ATGGTGCTGGTGCCATGTTCGGATCAGCAGTTATCG GTGGTGTTTTACTTGCATTGATCGAAGGAGTTGGAATTATGATCACTAGATTTTCAGCCGAACAATTTAAGCCAA tgGATCCAATGCAAATGCCTCCTCAGGACGACCCATCACAATTACCTCCTAAACCGCTGTTCGGTGGTGCTTACCAATGA
- the LOC141901696 gene encoding polynucleotide 5'-hydroxyl-kinase NOL9-like isoform X1 yields the protein MAKTRLSRQDKHKDDVASSQRQKIPRNKIKEPKKSIKKKSKETRVSKRRMKQAEPVLLNLKRKTRSSETAPAPLVIDTGGPTLFKFSQVIKRTTRKSPKQTDASKSQIEIDKSKSTKQAEKSKSPKQVDKKQTVKPKSPKQSEKTNSPKQIVKSKSPKQTEKTYSPKQIDKKQHIVKSKSPKQIVKSKSPKLKDKSKPNGINGSNNLDYGDSPQKPVQENSSQKTSSSNTVKTESKSSRQSQNQSTKNRPKRGAANYEVFVNSNKLKKLKLSAPKPREELEEEPVTVEKKPQHEEELDLEEDIQQIEEPISEKEELPISPSLTSEPINRFIDISNDEVLCLMQCKQSVALRGIYELKVVCGAGEMCGYRFLPGREYQQIYCPNLYCTLPFETCEIDNTKSARISQLQSHLINNESILKELSPDITDTTCILSLRKLTISSFACVKDITPFNRLFTGGQSSAISDSALSRISIEISSQSDSVFSTPADYKNVQNEFMTSFSDAADSPIIVLCGGKNVGKSTMSRYLVNSALNVCDTVAYLDCDVGQTEFTAPGLVSLNLITRPLLGPPFSHQLEPECCYFVGGVSPANDPSYYLKCVQRAFYKYSSLGPRVPLIVNTIGWNNGVGVCIMVEILKLIKPNRVVQLISKSIKQNYSSDLSPHYVTNAPGWMWQSSHQVKSEVSSELNYKLLLVKCVTSYGMKGAFQLKSVNLRDLAMLMHLSPVLTRGESILNLRAVKPFEVKWSKMAVHIMHTAVPTNQIMYSLNGSIVALCSVSQNHLRQCNDENLPMFIRGSLPVCDCYGYGLIRGINHVKKCFLIITSVPIHKLHSVNTLIQGAINVPDLLIMSEDIKKPVPYVDEQSTVRGVKPITSQRNFMRRKKYDRIS from the exons ATGGCGAAGACTCGGCTTTCGCGACAAGACAAGCATAAAGATGATGTTGCTTCGAGTCAGAGACAAAAGATACCGCGGAACAAAATTAAGGAACCAAAGAAGTCCATCAAAAAGAAGTCGAAGGAAACTCGAGTATCGAAACGACGAATGAAGCAAGCGGAACCAGTGCTgttaaatttgaaaagaaaaactcgCTCAAGTGAAACAGCGCCTGCACCATTAGTCATAGATACTGGCGGTCCGACTTTATTCAAATTTAGCCAAGTTATAAAGAGAACGACTAGAAAGTCTCCAAAACAAACTGATGCATCTAAGTctcaaatagaaattgataAATCCAAATCTACCAAACAAGctgaaaaatctaaatctcCAAAACAGGTCGATAAAAAACAAACTGTTAAACCCAAGTCTCCAAAACAAAGTGAAAAAACTAATTCTCCAAAACAAATTGTTAAATCCAAGTCTCCAAAACAAACTGAAAAAACTTATTCTCCAAAACAGATTGATAAAAAGCAACATATTGTAAAATCCAAATCTCCAAAACAAATTGTTAAGTCCAAATCTCCAAAACTTAAAGATAAATCCAAACCTAATGGAATAAATGGTTCCAACAATTTAGATTATGGAGATTCCCCTCAAAAACCAGTCCAAGAAAATTCCTCCCAGAAAACATCTAGTTCGAATACCGTCAAAACTGAGTCAAAGTCCAGTCGTCAATCACAGAACCAATCGACGAAAAACAGGCCCAAAAGAGGTGCTGCTAATTATGAAGTTTTTGTTAATTCGAATAAGTTGAAAAAATTGAAGCTTTCAGCACCCAAACCGCGAGAGGAATTGGAGGAAGAACCAGTTACAGTGGAAAAAAAACCACAGCATGAGGAAGAACTGGATTTGGAGGAAGATATACAACAGATAGAAGAACCAATATCAGAGAAAGAGGAACTACCCATATCTCCATCACTTACATCGGAACCAATAAATAg ATTTATCGATATAAGTAATGATGAAGTATTGTGTTTGATGCAGTGTAAACAGTCAGTAGCTCTGAGAGGAATCTATGAATTAAAGGTGGTTTGTGGTGCCGGTGAAATGTGCGGATATCGGTTTCTACCGGGAAGAGAATATCAACAAATCTACTGCCCCAATCTCTACTGCACTTTGCCTTTTGAAACGTGTGAAATAGACAATACTAAATCAGCTCGAATATCTCAATTACAGTCGCATCTGATTAACAATGAATCGATATTGAAGGAATTATCGCCCGACATAACAGATACAACGTGTATTTTGTCTTTGAGAAAATTGACGATTTCATCGTTCGCTTGCGTTAAGGACATCACACCATTCAATCGTTTATTTACCGGGGGCCAAAGTTCTGCTATTTCTGATTCTGCTTTATCTCGTATATCAATAGAAATTTCTTCTCAATCAGATTCTGTTTTTTCCACCCCTGCCGATTATAAGAACGTTCAGAATGAATTCATGACCTCTTTCTCTGATGCAG CTGATTCTCCTATCATAGTATTATGCGGTGGAAAGAACGTGGGAAAGTCAACTATGTCCAGATATCTCGTAAACAGTGCTCTTAATGT CTGTGATACTGTAGCGTATTTAGATTGTGATGTTGGTCAAACAGAATTTACTGCTCCCggtttagtttcattaaaCCTCATAACTCGACCATTACTAG gGCCACCATTCTCACATCAGTTGGAACCTGAATG CTGTTATTTTGTGGGAGGCGTCTCGCCTGCAAATGATCCTTCATATTATCTGAAATGTGTACAACGAGCATTTTATAAATACTCGAGTCTCGGGCCAAGAGTTCCACTCATAGTTAACACAATTGGCTGGAATAATG GGGTTGGAGTTTGTATTATGGTGGAGattctgaaattgataaaaCCGAATCGAGTCGTTCAATTGATTAGCAAGTCTATTAAACAGAACTATTCTTCCGATTTGAGTCCACATTATGTAACGAATGCACCGGGATGGATGTGGCAGTCGTCACATCAG GTAAAAAGTGAGGTATCCAGTGAATTGAATTACAAACTGTTATTGGTGAAATGTGTCACCAGTTATGG TATGAAGGGAGCATTTCAGTTAAAGTCTGTAAACCTCAGAGATTTGGCGATGTTAATGCATTTATCACCTGTACTGACTAGAGGAGAAAGTATTCTGAATTTACGCGCTGTGAAACCTTTTGAAGTAAAATGGTCAAAGATGGCCGTACATATAATGCATACAGCAGTTCCCACTAATCAAATCATGTATAGTTTGAATGGAAGCATCGTAGCTTTATGCTCTGTTAGTCAAAATCAT TTGCGTCAATGTAATGATGAGAATCTACCTATGTTTATCCGAGGCTCGTTACCGGTTTGTGATTGCTATGGCTATG GTTTGATTCGAGGTATTAACCACGTGAAAAAGTGTTTCCTAATTATTACATCGGTACCAATACATAAACTGCACTCAGTGAATACATTGATTCAGGGAGCTATAAACGTACCAGATTTATTGATTATGTCTGAAGATATCAAG AAACCTGTGCCTTATGTCGATGAACAATCAACAGTAAGAGGAGTGAAACCAATCACATCACAGAGAAACTTCATGCGTCGAAAGAAATATGATCGAATATCATAA
- the LOC141902044 gene encoding uncharacterized protein LOC141902044 isoform X2, producing the protein MRVRYKYTRVKMSRIYLLLICVIIFTNGIVHGQDDVAPATGGDGLDTSTIDGSDVTGSDVEGPETSTIHGSDTDTVGETTVEGETPPSPEPSASDAADGATDAGDDATDAPGDGGDGATDAAGESTTDAAGDSATNAGADAVTGSPDVESTTGESKSETSEPSTDEPDTVSDGTAAAGDDVTVTTAATESVAPTAGTTDSTVSPVDVKFVPDEEMTQQQRDNSLTLELDLTNANIDWDNPEEVAAFYTWLQEVIASLLDQAEQRRRKREIHRTIKKIYKPDDVKFAGKHQIKNGKLILSVFVKKPGSTVAKPPAIPKEKLEAIKDKLAEKMSQKNIKVTKIYTGVPAPVTGAVSHAGGDASDDDENVFDAHLGLFLVLIIVSIVCLISIIIGVILIKCRGRSGSYQTKSCIA; encoded by the exons ATGCGCGTGAGATACAAATATACACGAGTGAAAATGAGTCGGATTTATCTATTGCTGATTTGTGTCATTATTTTTACGAATG GAATCGTTCACGGACAAGATGACGTTG CTCCAGCGACAGGGGGTGATGGTTTGGATACCAGCACTATCGATGGTTCCGATGTGACCGGGTCAGACGTCGAAGGACCAGAGACCAGTACTATACACGGCTCAGATACCGATACTGTAGGAGAAACCACAGTCGAAGGCGAGACACCTCCGTCTCCCGAACCTTCAGCATCCGACGCTGCTGATGGTGCGACAGATGCAGGCGATGATGCCACTGACGCACCGGGCGATGGTGGCGATGGTGCCACAGATGCAGCAGGTGAAAGTACAACAGATGCAGCAGGTGACAGTGCCACAAATGCGGGTGCTGATGCTGTGACTGGATCTCCTGATGTAGAATCAACGACTGGTGAATCGAAATCAGAAACATCGGAACCATCAACCGATGAACCCGATACAG TTTCAGATGGAACGGCTGCAGCAGGTGATGACGTTACCGTAACTACTGCAGCTACAGAATCTGTGGCACCAACTGCAG GTACTACAGATTCTACTGTCTCG CCAGTAGATGTGAAATTCGTGCCCGATGAAGAAATGACACAACAGCAAAGAGATAACTCTTTGACTTTAGAGTTAGATCTTACAAATGCTAACATCGACTGG GATAACCCCGAAGAAGTAGCTGCCTTTTATACTTGGTTACAAGAAGTGATAGCTAGTCTACTGGACCAGGCCGAACAACGGAGACGTAAGCGAGAAATTCACCGCACAATAAAGAAGATATACAAACCTGATGACGTGAAATTTGCTGGGAAACATCAAATTAAAAACGGAAAACttatattatcagttttcgTTAAGAAACCTGGTTCAACAG tgGCAAAACCACCTGCAATTCCGAAAGAGAAGTTGGAGGCTATAAAGGATAAATTGGCggaaaaaatgtctcag aaaaatatcaaagttaCTAAAATATACACAGGAGTACCGGCGCCAGTAACCGGTGCAGTTTCTCACGCAGGCGGCGATGCTTCTGATGACGATGAAAACGTGTTCGATGCTCATCTCGGTCTTTTCCTCGTACTTATCATCGTTTCGATCGTCTGTCTTATCAGTATTATCATCGGAGTAATACTAATCAAATGTCGTGGACGATCCGGCTCTTACCAAACTAAG AGCTGTATTGCCTGA
- the LOC141901412 gene encoding protein FAM185A-like, with protein MFVSRTVVNQLHQTRASTNALSQIKHLTTVVSHRHEKRQSNNELLVQQQQHRVNFVTATTLHSEDDGHEIINRPKSEVFSPKKPACDVQSFVNPPTGVTESNKPAATEIIAAEKSCEAIIEKPPEYDQLLDLNPKSDASHELGLTLETWDFDVSTFGRIKINSPFSVKIMPTNPQDCPEMNKAHISLLANKSWADITLVELSRPALISRCKHLYTASVEVKDGNINFDAQLLENPDKDFTCKLSCIFYLPMKYSVDIEVTGNSNVDLTGLESTNIKINMERGNCKLKNIKSSNLSVSNKQGDVICPTVLYSNIDITAPDGDVKIGKIQASKASINVGVGLLSVKTIYAEQSEFSLLNGNLHVGNCHGNTKFNLGSGTAKIDSSDGDLIGNCKTGDIDVHINRLNNVSLITEQGNINLSVENGLQTALDLEGREITISPELETSEEPSRDGELMVLRGVVKSAGGILKAIAKDGNVHLDNKDWFKTLGIS; from the exons ATGTTTGTCAGTCGCACTGTTGTTAATCAACTACATCAAACAAGAGCTTCTACTAATGCACTCAGTCAAATCAAGCACTTGACAACTGTCGTAAGCCACAGGCACGAAAAAAGACAAAGCAACAATGAATTGCTGgtgcagcaacaacaacacaGAGTAAACTTCGTGACTGCAACCACACTTCactctgaagatgatggtcATGAGATAATTAATCGTCCTAAATCGGAAGTCTTTTCTCCCAAGAAACCTGCATGCGATGTCCAGAGTTTCGTGAATCCCCCGACTGGGGTAACAGAATCAAATAAACCAGCAGCAACAGAAATCATTGCTGCTGAAAAATCATGCGAAGCCATCATCGAAAAACCACCAGAATATGATCAACTTCTAGATTTAAACCCGAAATCAGATGCGTCTCATGAACTCGGTCTAACACTGGAAACCTGGGATTTTGATGTATCGACATttggtagaattaaaataaacaGTCCTTTTAGCGTGAAGATTATGCCTACAAATCCTCAAGATTGTCCCGAAATGAACAAAGCTCATATATCATTATTAGCTAATAAGAGCTGGGCAGATATAACACTGGTAGAATTGAGTAGACCGGCGCTGATCAGTCGGTGTAAGCATCTCTATACAGCATCTGTCGAAGTCAAGGATGGAAATATTAATTTTGATGCACAATTGTTAGAGAACCCAGATAAAGACTTCACTTGCAAGTTGTCATGTATTTTCTACTTGCCGATGAAATATA GTGTAGATATTGAAGTGACTGGTAATTCCAATGTCGATTTAACTGGATTGGAAAgtacaaatatcaaaattaacaTGGAACGTGGTAATTGCAAACTCAAAAATATAAAG tcTAGTAACCTCAGTGTATCAAACAAACAAGGGGATGTCATTTGTCCAACGGTTCTTTACTCGAACATTGATATTACCGCCCCTGATGGT GATGTGAAAATTGGTAAAATACAAGCATCAAAAGCATCGATTAATGTCGGCGTCGGTCTGTTATCGGTGAAAACTATTTACGCAGAACAGTCTGAATTCTCATTATTGAATGGTAATCTGCATGTTGGTAACTGCCATGGTAACACAAAATTCAATCTGGGCAGCGGCACGGCCAAAATCG ATAGTTCAGATGGTGATTTAATTGGTAATTGTAAAACAGGAGACATTGATGTTCATATAAACAGACTAAACAATGTCAGTCTAATCACTGAACAAG GTAATATAAACTTATCAGTTGAAAATGGGCTCCAGACAGCTTTAGATTTGGAAGGCAGAGAGATAACGATTAGTCCAGAGTTAGAGACATCTGAAGAACCGAGCAGGGATGGTGAACTAATGGTGCTCAGAG GAGTTGTGAAATCTGCTGGAGGCATTCTGAAAGCTATTGCAAAGGATGGAAATGTTCATCTGGATAATAAAGACTGGTTTAAGACCCTCGGTATTTCGTGA